GAATCCAACCCTCTTCTGGACTTTTGGTGCCCTCTCCTCGCAATCCCTACTCTCTTGCAGGTTCACCCCTCAGGGGCAGTAGCCTCTGCTCTTACTCTGTCTTCCTAGGCGCGCTGTCAGCACGCTGGGTCCAAGGCCATCCCCCTCATCCCCCCACGCCTCGCCGCGGCGCTTACAGCTTCACCCAACACAAAAAGTCCTCGAGTTATTTTATTGCTGTATATAGAAGTCAGTTAATGCCCCCTCGACTCCCCTTCCGTCACCTAGCAGTGGCTGCCTCGTCTGCCGGGGCGCGCGAATCGCCGCGGGTCCGAGGGTCGTAGCCGCGCACCGCCACCGGGTGCGCCACCACTTCCCCTCCCCGACGCCGGGCCAGTCGGGATCCTCGGCCTGCAGCCCTCGGCCGAGAAGGCGGGTCAGGAGGGACTGCTCCTCGTCTGATGGAAGGGGAGGCTCGCGGGAAAGGGGCGGCGAGAGACCCCTGACACGACTCCCAGGCTTTGTCGCGCGCGCTGGAGGGGCGCTGTGGGCCCCTATTCGGAGTAGCAGTAGGTCCCGTAGGCCGCCTGCTGGGGTCTGGGGAAGCCGAAGCTGCGCACTCCGGGATCCGGGAGGCCCCCGCAGCGCGGCCGAGGCGTGGTGATGGGGAAGCGCACGCTGCCATCCGCCAGCCAGCCGCCGTCGCATTGGTCCAGCCCGGAGAACTTCCAGGCTGCATAGAGGTGCCCGACCTTGGCCACCACGGCCCCGCGCCGCCGGCACGCCGCGTGGGCTTCAGACAGCGTCAGCCGCCCCGGCACGAAGAACACTTGGCCTGGGGACCGAAGCGGGTCACCGACTGATCCAGAGAAGGGCCAGCCGGGGCGCAGCGGGATTCAGACTCCCAGGGAGCAGAGTCGGGGGGGCATGTGTGGTCGGGTGGGTCCGAGCTTGGGTAGGAGGAGTGGGAGTAACGAGACTGGGGGTGCGGGTGAGGTTGCGGGAGACAGGCTGGAGCCTGAGTGGGCGGAGTGACGGAGGGGCGAGGCCTTCAAGAGACCATGGAGCTGGCCCGGGATCTCAAGCCACTTGCCTTCTACCTTCCCGGCCCCATCCTTCAGGTCCGGGTCCTGGCCCCGCTCGCCCAGCCCCGCCTCGCCTCATTCACAGGCTGAATCCTCCTCCTTCGCAGCCGGTCAGGCCACGCCCCCTCCGGTGCTGAGGCTGGCTAGCCCCGCCCCCTTACCTGACAGCTCAGAGGTAAAGCAGAAGGCGTCGTAGCGGTCGCGCTTCCGGTCGCGGGGCCCGTAGCTGCGGATCCCGGGCCGACCTGGGCCACCGCACGGAGCGCGCGCCGTGAGCACAGGGTAGCGCACGGAACCCTCGAGCAGCCAGCCCGCGTTACACCAGTCCAGACCCTCGGTCCACGCTGGGGGGGAGGGTTGTGTAGGGCGATTAGAGGCGTCACAGGCGGGAGCAGACCCGGAGTTCGCCTCCACTGGGGCCCACGTGACAGCCCGGAGGGCGCCTGGGCTGTGCCGGGGTTCGGCCGCTCACCCTGGTACAGCTGGGCGTAGGTGGCCAGGCGTCCGTCTTGCTCCTCGCACGCCTGCTTCGCCTCGTAGTAATTGAACTGGTACCTGCCCCGGCTGGGCTGGTACGGAAACACCACACCTGGGGAGTGGCAGACAgcctggggagggcaggcagaaggagagggggaaggaagggcgGTGCAGCCTAGGAAAAAGGGCTAGGGGGACCCCGGGAGCAGGcgggggagaggctggggaggacCCCTGGGAGGCCTGAGATGAGACAGCCGAGCCACCCCTGGAGAGGAGCGGGGCAGTAACCGAAGGGCCTCACCCTCCAGGCGAAGGGTCAGCGCCACACTCTCGTCCTCAATGCCATTGATGAGCTCACAGCGGTACCGGCCCTCGTCCTCCAGGCGCACGCCCGCAATGACCAGGGAGGCGTCTAGCCGATGCCCCCTTCGCATCCTGGCACGCCCCCCCAGGGGCCCGTAGCCCCGGGCGTGCAGTCCGTTGGTGATGAGGATGGGCGTTTCCTGGAGTTCCCCCGGCTCCACTTTGCTCCAGCGCACCTTGTAGCTGGGAGGCGGGGCGCCCAGGACGCAGGGCAGCGTGGTCGTGGCCCCACGACGAGAGTGAATGACCTCGTGGATGGGGGGCAGGAGGTAgtgggggccagggtggggcGCTGAGCAGAGGGGGCCACAGTGGCAGGAACCCCCGACCCTCAATGCCCCAAGTGCATACCCAGATCCCCTTACCCCAGGCTCCCCCAACCCTCTGCTCCATTGCTCACTCAGCAATGACTCTCAGCCCCAGAGTATCTCCAACAGCTGCCCTTTCCACTTTCCCCACCACTGTTCCCCAGATTCTGGGCAGAGCTAAGGTCTTACCTGAGTCCCCCAGGGCTCTGTGGAAGGTGGTGAAGGCCCAagggagaaggaagtggcagAGAGTGGGGAGACTGATCCTGCCTTGCATGATGGGGAGTCAGCCCAGCACAGTCTGCAGGGCACAAAGGGTGGGCATTCCTTAGGACTAAGGGAATGGGGTGGAGGGAACAGGGTAGATCTCCCATCAGGGATTCCTGAGAGGGAACTGTCCAGCTGGAAGCCATGAGGGCAGAAAAAGGGGCTGAAGTTGTTAGCAAAAGGAAGgtaatgggggaggggcagtaacTAGCTCCACTCCCTGCCAGGCCTCCTGAGCCCATCCCGCCTCCTCTCTCACATCCCTTCAGTCAGCAGGTCCTAACTGAGCACCTCCTCTACCTATCCATTCTCAGCACCAGTTGTACTTCCCAAGTCTCGCCTTCTGGATGGCCAGCTGTGGTCTCTGTCCTCTCCCAATACCCATTCTTCATCTGAAGCCAGAGTAAATGTGGTCTTGTCATTCTCCTGCTTTAAACAGTGACTCCCCATTGCCGTGAGGATCAAATCCAGTGTCCGAACCCAACTTCCAAGGCTCTCTGTGATCCAgcttctcccagcacctccagcattgccccccccccaccctacCCCTCACTACCTGTGCCCTCTGCGCTGTGCTCCAGACATGTTCTGGCTCCAACACAGTCCAAGTTCACCCTCACCTTCTTCTTACAGGCAATCAATTTGGgcctcacctcctctgggaaacctttcccctcccctccacttcaTCACGCTGTAGTGCACTGTGATCTACTCCTCTGGTTCCCCTACTGCCTTGGACTGGGGACTTGTTTTCTTAGAAGTAGTTCTATTAACAGCGAAATTAGCAGTGTGGATCTGAAAgtaatacatatgcatatgtagaCTATGTCAGTGAGCTTTCCAGTAATTATCAAGTATAAAATTATAAGGCTATTAAAAatgatttcagggcttccctggtggcgcagtggttgagagtccgcctgccgatgcaggggacacaggttcgtgcccccgtccgggaagatcccacatgacgcggagcggctgggcccgtgagccatggccgctgagcctgcgcgtccggagcctgtgctccataacgggagaggccacaacagtgagaggcccgcgtaccgcaaaaaaaaaaaaaaaaaaagaaaagaaaagaaaagaaaagatttcaaacACAATTGTCTATTTCAGTAGTTGATTTTCCCCccttctttattctattctttattctttatcaccttggccattttttaaaaaaattaaagaccccTTAACCTAGTTTTATTCCTTTCTGAGATCTGATTCCTCCACTTCCTAATCGCATGACTTTgaacaagttgcttaacctctctctgcctcaatgtcctcatcagtaaaatgtggTGAATAGCAGCACACCTACCTCACTGAGCAGTTGTGGGGATTAGaagaatgtatgtaaaatgcttaaataGGTCCTGATATCTAGTAAGGGCTATGTATATGTTAGCTGTTATCTGCAGCTCCCGGCATagtttctggcacacagtaggtgctaaataaatatgtgtgttaATGAATGAGCTCACATTAAGGACTTCTGGGAAGGAGAGCAGGGACACGGCAAGAGGAAGGCAAGATTGAGGAGGAGTCGGAAAGCTAAGGAGCTGGACTCCGTCTTCTTGCAGATGAAGGCCAGAGCTGAGCATGCAGAAGAGACAGGGTTTAGGTGCAGAAAGGACTTCCCAATGGTTAAAAAGGAAAGCATCTGGGACAGGGACCTGAGCGAGAGAACACATCTCCTGTACAGGAGAACCTGGTGAGCACAGTGATAGTGGGAACTGAGACCGATTGAGGGACCCATAGTAATGACAGCCAGCACCAACATGTTTAAAGTTTAATGTGCCTGAAACTGCTCTAGGCACTTTACATGTACACTTTTATATCTACTCCCCTTagcaatcctatgaggtaggaacAACTGGATCCCATTTTTACATGCTCAAAGGTGCTCACATGTCAGGATACTTGagtgaggtcacacagctagtaagagaaGGGGTTTGCTGGGACTTGAATCCAGACTTGACGTGAGGTTCAAGCTGTTAGTCAcggatctgtctttctgtttctcaaagCAGGCGCACACACGTCTTCTTCATACCCTTTACAGAGAATGAGAGCGCGGCTAACAGCTCCAGtgcctccccccaccttttttttttccacttataaagttttatttaagctaaatattcataatttttgTGAGACACTTTTAGgtatagaataaaattatttcactgataattattttatgaaCATTCTGATCAACAGTACTGTGTAAGATATTTTGACACTGACCTGTTAGAAGTGGGCCTCTTCACAGAGATGGAGGGAGCAGTGACTAGCAGCTTTTTGTCCTGCTGGAGGAAGAGGTTCCAGGTGAAGGAGTTGCCTGGGCCCCTGGGAGGTCCAAGCATCTAAGAGCCCCAGGACTTGGACCCCTGATCATCGTACTCTCTCCTTTCACACCTTTGAGGAAAGGCTTCTGCCCTGAGTTCAAAGAAATCAAGGTACCAAAAACTCCCCCACTCATCACTCCACTAAGCCAGGCTAAGTGACTAGGGTCCAGCTCTGTGGCCGGGCACTGTGTCTGTGGCACTCACTGTCCTGGGCCCAGGGGAAGACACGGCTTAGGAAGAGGCATGGGAACCCATGAAGAGGGATGGAGTAAAGGAGGCAACCCAGGAATAATTACCTGGAATATTGTGGAGAATGGGGTGCCTCGTTTCTTCTAGATGCTCTTAGACCAGAGAAAGGATGGATTAATGGGTGGGTATAAGGATGTTGGACTGATGGACATGGAGTGAACTACAAATGAGGCTCAAAGATCCATAAGTGTCAAGTTCCAGCTGCCTCCGCTTTTCCATACGGGCCTACTCTACATAGCACCACTCCACCTCCCCCAACAAAGCCCTCACCTCTGCCCTCCGGTGCCTGGGTGCGCATTGCCTATGGGAAGAGGCTCTCAAGGTGGGAATCAGACTTCCAGGACCTCCAGTTGCTTCAAAAACCCTGACCCCTTCTGTCCACCTCCCCTGTCTGTCATCTGtctgtcctttccttctctgtctccaccCCATCGGAAGCACAATTTCCCATTGTCTCCTTCTTTTCCCCTATTGTTGAATAACAGGGGCCCTTTCTTTATCCTGTGGGTAATGGCAATGAAATGTCAACAGCTGGGGATGTGGGATGCAGGACCGGCTGGCACATGCCACCGGAAAAAGGGCCTGGGTGGAGGCGGGCTCAGAACAGGAACTGACATCCCCaaggaggagaaaatggggagagggagagagaagttcTGTGAGAAGGTTGAAATGAGGTCTCCCTCAATATTCAAGTTTCACGGCTCTAAAGAGATTTTGTGTAAGGCCGGGGAAATGGCTGAACTCCATGGAGAGCAGAGTGAGAAGTCAGCATTGCATGGGGAGAGATGGAAATTAGATAGCACAGAGGATTTTGCTGTGTCTGGGAAGGATATGGGAATTTCTGAGGATGGAAGGATTTTGGAAAGTTCTCCGAGAGAGGGCATCTTATTTGTTCCCTAGTTCCCCATCGCCTCCTTCAGCAGATGGATAATCTTAAAGTTCTCAAGAGAAAGGAGATCCTTAACCTCCCCGAGTGAAGGTTCACTTCTCTAAAATCCCTCTTATTAGGAAGTTCTTTTGGAAATCTAAACTCCTACTGGAGTTTaagctcattttttgtttttttttttaaattttatttatttataagaggtatgtgggcctctcactgttgtggcctctccctctcactgttgtggcctctcccgttgcggagcacaggctctgggtgcgcaggctcagcggccatggctcacgggcccagccgctccgtggcatgtgggatctttccggactggggcacgaacccatgtcccctgcatcagcaggcggactcccaaccactgcgccaccagggaagtcctaagctCATTCTTTAAACctttctattgagatataatttacatacaacaaAGTGCAGATCCTAAGGGTACAGCTCAATAAATTTTGACATGTGTACACACCCTGTAACTACCCAGCCCCAGATTAAGATATAGAAGGTTTCCAACACCCAGAAtaagtgcatttcttttttgtttgctgtCAATGCAAAGGGAGCACTTCCCTCCATAAACAGACATTTAGAAATGTTTCGAGCTTCAAATCGCCTCTtgcccttcttttctctctgcaacCCAACATCAGTGGCTTCACGTTACTAAATCCTACACTTTCAGGATCCTTAGCTTCCTCATTTACCAGAGGGAAGggaaagtgacttgtccaagaccACACAGAAGGCAGTTGTTGAGTCAAGCCTAGAATGTTCTGCTTTTCCGGCTAATCCCTCTTCCATTCCTCTCCTCGACCCTCCGAGTCAGCCCCGGAGTAGCAGGGTCTTCACTGGGGCCATATTTGACAGCATGGAGCCCACCCCGACGGTGCTCTTTAAGGATTGGATTGACTTTTTCCCGTCTGCTCCATCCTTTCCTAaacccttccctcttcctcccagaGAGAAGGACAAACGAGAACAGACAAATAGCCGCCTGTCTCCTCTGCCAGGACACCCTGATCCCGCGCATCTGATTGGCTTCCGCCCAATACAAACAAACAGTCTTACGCGGAGGGGGAGGTATAAAGCCTCCATGGCCTGACCGGTCGCACCCTGATTCCCAGGCTCACCCCTCGCTGCTCCTTTCTCCCCAGACCACTTCTGAGTTGCGGTTTGGAAGTCTCTGGTGTATAAATCCGTAAAAGGCTGAGTTTGGCAGGGAGGAAGGCCTAGAGCTATGCGATAGATGCAAAGAGAACCCCTTGAGGATGGAATGAGAAAGGAACAGACCAAGGATAAATACAGCGTGAATAACCAAACTGTTCAGTCTGCTCAGGTCACATTCATTCTCAGTTCTTCCCGAAGACACTACGAGACAGGAATGAGGTAAGACTGCTCAAGCTTGAGTTGGCATCTTTTCTGGCACCTTCTGAGGAGAAGCCTTTGCCACTCCTGCTGCCTACCAACCAGGGTGAGGTGGAATCATCTAGGAGGAACATGGAGTCCTGACACCTCTTTCCCTGACACCCCAGACTCAGCCTCCACCCTCCAGGCATGTTCAGCAGACTAATTTTCTGGATCTTTGGTGACGGCAAGCATGGGCCCAGTTTACTACGGGATTGTTGCATGAAGGACTGGGAAAGTCGGCAAAATGGTACTTTAGGGCGCATAGCAGGGAAGGGCCAGGTGTgccggggttgggggggtggggggggggcttccctctCCTTCCAGTGAAATTTGTGTTCACCCCCACCTGCCTCGGCCGGCCGCCGCAGAGTCTCCAGCAGACGCTGCAGGGCCCTCTCTCGCTCCTCCTCTGCTGGGTCtcacctttctcctcctccctgggaGCCCCCAGGCTTCCTCTTGCTTCTAACCCAGGCTCAGGCCTTTTGTGGGGCTGCATCCTGGCTGCACTGCAGGACCATGTGCGGGGTGAGCCTGGGGGAGTCAGCCTTGTGGAAAGACATGTTTTCCGCTCAGGATGCCTCACTGTACCCTGAACAGCCTTTGTCCTGTAGACAGAGTcaagggtgggaaggaaggggaagatgtGGCCCATGCccttgggtggggggtgggctgcCAGTCTGGAGGGGGCATGAGGCCACATGGGCTAATGGGAAGAACACTGGACCATGAATCAGGAATCCCGTTCCAGCAAGATGCTGACTTCCTAGGAGACTCTACACCAACCTCCGGGAACTTCAGTCTCTCTAATTATCGAATGGGCACCACATCTGCCCAACGGGACTGGCTGGTGTGAGGGTGATGGAGCAGACTTCTACCCAGTGAAAAGCACGCTGTGAATGAGGTTCACTGTTATAATGGTTGGTTCAAATTGGAAAACTGCTAGAGAAGGGGAGAATGAGATGGGAAA
The sequence above is drawn from the Tursiops truncatus isolate mTurTru1 chromosome 1, mTurTru1.mat.Y, whole genome shotgun sequence genome and encodes:
- the HAPLN2 gene encoding hyaluronan and proteoglycan link protein 2; protein product: MQGRISLPTLCHFLLPWAFTTFHRALGDSAPHPGPHYLLPPIHEVIHSRRGATTTLPCVLGAPPPSYKVRWSKVEPGELQETPILITNGLHARGYGPLGGRARMRRGHRLDASLVIAGVRLEDEGRYRCELINGIEDESVALTLRLEGVVFPYQPSRGRYQFNYYEAKQACEEQDGRLATYAQLYQAWTEGLDWCNAGWLLEGSVRYPVLTARAPCGGPGRPGIRSYGPRDRKRDRYDAFCFTSELSGQVFFVPGRLTLSEAHAACRRRGAVVAKVGHLYAAWKFSGLDQCDGGWLADGSVRFPITTPRPRCGGLPDPGVRSFGFPRPQQAAYGTYCYSE